A stretch of DNA from Sphingomonas sp. SORGH_AS_0879:
CTCGACCGCGACGGTCCAGGCGGAGATCGGTCGGTCCGCGAAGCGCCCGAACTGGTACACGCCCTCGGCATTCCAGTGCCAGCCGTCCCGCTTGCCGGACAAGCGCGCGCCGAGGCTGTGGCGCAACTCGCGCCCTTCCGTCCCGCCGAACCGCGCCGCGCGGTTGCGATAGCCGAGATAATAGAGGTCGATCCCGCCGCGGGACGCATAAGCCCCCCAAAGCGACTTGGTGCGCGAGCGTCGGTCGTCGAACGTGCCCATGCCCGGCTGTACGGGCTGGACCGCGATCAGGCTGACCGTCGCGCTGCCCAGCGAGGCGAGCGCGCGGAAACCGTCGAACGCCAGCGGCACATTGGGGCCGTATCGCGTGCCGACCAGGCGTTCGGTGCCGAGCGCGATCATCTGGCGCCCGGCGCGAAGCGTCATGCCATATCCTTCGCGATCGCCGGTCATGGCGTCGCCGAGACGCACGTCCGCGAAGCCCTGGAGCAGATCGACCCGCGTCTGGTCGATCGGCCCGGCCTGTGGCGCGACGCCGATGGCATAGGCGGCGATCGGCTGGACGAAGGCGCGCACGCGACCCATGTGCAGATCGGCATGGGGGACGAGCCGCACCCATTGATAGCCGTCATTCGGAGCGGCGGCGCCACCCCAGAGATTGTCACGATAGCTTTCGTTGCGGACGCGCAGTTCGACGCCGGTCGTCGCATAGGCATCTTCGGCAAGCGGGATGTATTTGAACGCCTCGGTCCAGCGACCGGTGCGGTCGGCGGGATCGGCGAGATGCGACCAGTCCTCGTCATAGCGGGTCGTGGTCAGGGTCGGGGGCTGCCATGCCTCCAGCGTCTGCGCGGCGACGGGGGCCGCAAGGCCCATCGCCAGCGCCGAAGCCGCGAGCGTGAAGCTACGCACGACGCCGTTCGCGTTCGGCGACCAGCGCCGCCAGGACGAAGCCGCCGATCAGGCCGAGATGCTCGAAAAAGGCGTTGGTGGCCATGAAGCGGTCCTGCCCGGCAGGCATGGTCCAGAAGGCGTTGGCGGTGAAGGCGGCGAGCAATGTGAACACGCCA
This window harbors:
- a CDS encoding alginate export family protein; the encoded protein is MGLAAPVAAQTLEAWQPPTLTTTRYDEDWSHLADPADRTGRWTEAFKYIPLAEDAYATTGVELRVRNESYRDNLWGGAAAPNDGYQWVRLVPHADLHMGRVRAFVQPIAAYAIGVAPQAGPIDQTRVDLLQGFADVRLGDAMTGDREGYGMTLRAGRQMIALGTERLVGTRYGPNVPLAFDGFRALASLGSATVSLIAVQPVQPGMGTFDDRRSRTKSLWGAYASRGGIDLYYLGYRNRAARFGGTEGRELRHSLGARLSGKRDGWHWNAEGVYQFGRFADRPISAWTVAVEGGHRFDQLRWMPDATLRMNIASGDRNPDDRHLGTFNALFPKGKYFGELSPVGPYNIISVNPRVTASFGGNVSGSVATMAYWRFAKADGLYDIPGNLIRPAGSATARFIGAEAEAAIDWQATPELNLSGSLSAFAPGDFIKQTGPAHTIVMLGLEANFRF